Within the Clostridium scatologenes genome, the region AATATAAAAATATATATTGTAGCTGTACGTTATCAATATATTTTTTAGGCTAATAATGGGATGTTATAAGGAGGGACTATAATGGCAAGAGGAGATAAATACATTGAACTGAAAAGATATCTACAAAGGTCAACGTTACCTATTATTACACTGTCATTTAAAGATATTGAACAAATTATAGGAGACACATTACCTAAATCAGCTTATGATCACGCTGAGGCATGGTGGGCAAATGATTATACTCATTCACAAGCAATAGCGTGGATAGATGCAGGATATGAAACAGATTATGTAACTGATATATACGAAAATGAAAAAGTTACTTTTGTAAAACGTTAAGACATTAAAAAACAATAATAGGAATTATACTGAAAAAGGAAAGGTGATGATTTCTGTGGAGATAAAAGAGATAAGTTATACAGAATAACTTCATTGGCTATATTTTGAGATTAATGTGAGGTGTAGTATATGAATAATATTCTTAAAGTTTTTGAAAAAGATACATCAGTCACTGCAACTAATAGAGTTTTTCTTTTTCAATACCTCCATACATTGAATGGGTTAATATATATTGTGCTGATGATAGACAAGCTAAGATACTATGCGAATTTGAAGATGATATTTACTGCGAAAAAGGAGAATCATTTTACTTCAAGCAAGTTAAATGCTATAAGAGTGAATTGAAAATTTCCTCTCCTAAATTCAATGAAGTTTAACTATAAAATAGAAACTAAGTGTGTACACATGAAGTTGCTAGTTTGAATTTTAACTTTTATGTAGTGATATATGATAAGGGTGTCATCACATAAGCTAAATTGTTTTAGTATTATTCTTAGCTTGAAGATTTGGAAAGCCTTAGAACTTTAGTCCTGTCTGAGGGAACCGAGTTTGACAAAGTTCTTAGGTTTTCCAAATCTTCAAGCTTTAGAATAATTAAAACATTTAGCCGTGATGACACCCTTATCATATATCACGGAATAAAAGTTAAAATCCAAACTTCCACTGCACTGTTATGTCGCACTATGCTTTTTATATAAAACTTAAACGTGCCATATTTCCTTTGCATATTTTTTTATGGTATTGTCAGAAGAGAAAATGCCTGATTTTCCAATGTTCATTATACACATTTTTTGCCATTTATTTTTATTTCTATAAAGATTATCTATTTTATCTTGAGCTTTTGTATAAGAATCAAAATCCTTTAGAACAAAGTATTCATCATTTTTTTCTAAAAGTGATGAATATATATCTTTAAATTCAGAGGATGATACATTTAAAGAATTATCTACAAGAGAATTTATAATTTTCATAAGTCTAGAATCTGAATAGTAATAGTTATTTGCTTTGTAATTTTTATTTTCTTCTAAGGAAAGTACTTCTTCTTTATTCATACCAAATATGATTATATTTTCATCTCCTACAGCTTCTTTAATTTCAATGTTAGCTCCATCTAAAGTGGCAATAGTTATTGATCCATTCATCATAAATTTCATATTTCCAGTTCCAGAAGCTTCCTTAGTTGCTGTTGATATCTGTTCACTTACATCAGCACAAGGAATTATTTTTTCAGCTAAGGATACAGAATAATTAGGTAAAAATATAACATTTAATTTTCCATGAATAGCATCCTTATCATTATTAATTTTCACTGCCACTGTATTAATAAATTTTATGATTTGCTTTGCAAGATAATAACCAGGTGCAGCTTTTCCGCCAAAGAAAAATGTTCTTGGTATAATATCTAAGGATGGATTTTCCTTAAGCTTATAATATAGATTTAATATATTAAAGGCATTTAGCAGTTGTCTTTTATATGCATGCAGTCTTTTTACCTGCACATCAAATATAGAATAAGGATTTATATCTATGTCATATATTTTTTTTGCATAGTTGCAAAAATCTATTTTGTTTTTTTCTTTTACCTCTCTAATTTTATTTTGAATATTTAAATCTTTAGCATAGTTAGTGAATTTTTCTAATTCTAAAGGATTTTTAATCCATTGATTTCCTATAGTCTTACATAAAATTTCCGTAAGACGTGGATTTGCTTTAACAAGCCATCTTCTATGAGTTATACCATTAGTTTTGTTATTAAATTTTCCACTATAGAATTCGTTGAAGTTTTTTAACTCTTTATTTTTCAAAAGCTCTGTATGAAGTTTGGCAACACCATTAACGGAGTGACTTCCTACTATAGCTAAGTGAGCCATTTTTATTTCACCATTAAATATTATAGACATATCATTAAGTTTTTTGGTATCATTTGGATATTTATTTTGTATTTCTTCACAAAAACGTCTATTTATTTCTTCTATTATCATATAAATTCTTGGTAAAAGTTTTTTGAACATGTTTATAGGCCATTTTTCAAGAGCTTCTGAAAGTATAGTGTGATTTGTGTAAGACATAATATTTGTAGTAATTTTAAAGGATTCATCCCATGTCATATTTTCTTCATCGATTAGTATTCTCATAAGTTCTGCAACAGCCATAGATGGATGGGTGTCATTTATTTGAACAGCGATATATTTATTTAATTCATTAATAGGAACATTAATTTTTTTATAATATCTAACTATGCTTTGAAGTCCTGCACTTACTAAAAAATATTGTTGTTTAAGTCTTAATAATTTACCTTCTTCTTTTGAATCATCAGGATATAGCACTTGAGATATGGATTCAATAGAATTTTTATATTCTAAAGCTTTTGAATATTGTCCTTTGTTAAAGGTTGCAAAGTCAAAATCATCATCTAAAGTTTCAGCATTCCAAAGTCTTAGAGTATTAACTGTATCTGTGTTATAGCCTATTACAGGGGTATCATAAGGTACAGCTAGAATTTCTTCATAATTTTCATGTATAAATTTTAAAGAATTGTTTTCCATTATAGAATGTACATTACCACCAAATTTAATTCTAACAGCTTTATCCTCTTTTCTTGTTTCCCACATGTTTCCATCCCTTAGCCAATGGTCAGGAATCTCAACTTGATATCCATTTATTATTTTTTGTTGAAAAAGTCCGTAATAATATCTTATACCGCATCCATGACCAGGAATATTTAGAGAAGCCATTGAATCAAGAAAACAAGCGGCCAGTCTTCCTAATCCACCATTACCAAGACCAGCATCATTTTCAATTTCTTCAAGTTCATTTAAACTAATACCCAGTTCACTTAAAGCTTCTTTACAAGTATCTTTTATTCCTAAATTCAATAAATTATTTCCCAAAAGCCTGCCTATTAGAAATTCCATAGAAAAATAGTATACTTGTTTTTTTTTAGTATTTTTATATTTTCTATTAGTTCTCATCCAGTTTTGTGATGAATACTTTTTTACTAGTTTTGCAAGGGCAAAGTATTTATGCAGATTAGATGCTTCATCAATATCTTCAGAATACATAGTAGTGAGTTCGTTTATAAAATCCATTTTAATATTTTTTTTGTCAATGTACATATTATGGATCATCCTTTCATGAAATACATTCTTTTAGATAAAAAATATAGTATTGAAGTTGCACTATTACTATATTATAACATATAAGTAAAAATGTACAATTTCAATCAGGAAGAATAGTTAATTCTTCCAATTGATCAGATCTATCCCATGGCTACCATTAATAATATATAATGAAAAAAAGTTTAACTTTGAATTTAGTTTGATTAAAAAAAGAAAATGAAATTAATGAATATCAAAAAAAAGGAATTTATAGGTTCATTGTAGAATATATATGCAAAACAAAAGAATACTTGTTGAAAAGTATTGTAAAATAAAGAAAAATATCAAACTTGTGAGAAAAAATAATTTTGTTGGTAAAATTTGTAGTGGGTTTTAAAATATTCGAAAATTGTAATAATTAGTTGGAAGTAAATTGTTTATTATTTTAAAATTCAAACAGTATATTTACAAATAATTAGGGCAAAAAATGTATTATTTTAAATAACATATAATACAAATTTATAATTATATAAAGTTGTTTGACGACCAAAAATATTGTGAGGAGTGATTTAGGGTGGATAGAGAACCAATGTTGGATATGTTCCTTTTTGAAACAAATCAGCTTATAGAACAATTAGAAGAAATAATAATTCAGTGTGAGAAAGATAAAAAGCTTCAAGAGGAAGATATAAACGAAATTTTCAGAATAATGCATACAATAAAAGGATCTTCAGCAATGATGATGTTTAACAACATCTCTGTTCTTGCTCACTCTCTAGAGGATTTATTTTTCTTTATAAGAGAAAATAAAGTCACATCAATTGACTTTGAAAAGTTATCTGAATTAGTTCTTTCAGGTATTGATTTTATAAAGGCTGAAATAGACAAGCTAGAAAATTTTAATGAAGCTGATGGAAATTCTGATACACTTGTAGAGGGTATAAAGGCTCATTTAAGCATTATGAAGGGTAATGAAGATGAAAGTAATGAAATATGTTTGGAAAAGAATGAAGAAGATAAAACTCAATATTATGTAGGTTCTTTTAAAGAGGAACCTTCAGATATTAAAGTAACGAAATATTCTGTATGTATCCTATTTGAAGAAGATTGCGAAATGGAAAATATAAGAGCATATACTGTTTGGCATAACATTAAGGATATTACTACAGAAATTTATTATTTTCCTGAAGATATAATGGAGGATAATGATAGTGCAGAGATTATAAAAAAAGATGGATTTTTAATGTATTTTGCTACTGACAAATCACGATTAGAAGTTGAGGCATTGCTAAATCAAACTGCTTTTGTAAGGAATATGGAGATAAATGAAATTGATGAATATCCGGAGAAAATTACAGCTCCTTCATTTCAAGAGGAAGATACAAATGTCTGCAATACGGAAGAAAAACAAAAAATTTGTGAGGTTGAACACGTCAATAATAAAAACAGTGAAAATAAATCTAAAACATCCAAGCAGCAAAGTATTATAAGTGTAAATATTTCAAAATTAGATATGCTCATGGATTTAGTGGGTGAAATAGTTATTTCAGAAGCTATGGTTACAAGAAATCCTGAAATAGAATCTTTACAATTAGATAGCTTTAATAAAGCTGCAAGACAATTAAGAAAGCTTACAAATGAACTTCAGGATATTGTAATGTCTATACGAATGGTTCCTGTATCCATGACGTTTCATAAAATGAATAGAATAGTTAGAGATATGAGTAAAAAATTAAATAAAGAAGTTGAATTAGAAATTATTGGAGAAGAAACAGAGGTGGATAAAAATATTATAGACCATCTTTCAGACCCTCTTATGCATCTTATAAGAAATTCAGTAGATCATGGGTTAGAGGACAAAGAAACGAGAATAAAAAATGGTAAACCAGAAAAAGGAAAGATAACTTTAGAAGCTAGAGGTGAAGGCGGAGATGTATGGATTGTAATTAAAGATGATGGAAAAGGTATGGATAGAGAAAAAATCTTGAGTAAAGCTAAGGAAAATGGACTCTTAACAAAAAATCCAAATGAGCTTACTGATAAAGAAGTTTTTTCATTTATATTACTACCGGGGTTTTCCACAAAAGAAAAGGTTACAGAGTTTTCTGGACGTGGTGTTGGTATGGACGTAGTGAAAAAAAATATTGATAGTATTGGCGGAAGTATAGTAATAGATAGTATTTCGGGTGAGGGAACTACTATAGTGATAAAAATTCCTTTAACGCTTGCAATAATAGATGGTATGGAAATTGCAGTAGGAAAAACAAAATATACTATACCAACAACTTCTATAAGAGAGTCCTTTAAACCTTCAGCAAAAGATGTTACAGAGGATTGTGATGGAAATGAAATTATTATGATAAGAGGTCAGTGTTATCCCGTACTAAGAATTCACAGGGCTTTCAATATAGAAACTCAGGTTAATTCAATAGAAGATGGAATTATGGTAATGGTAGATGGTGATTTAAAGTCAGCATGTATTTTTGCGGATAGGTTATTAGGAGAACAACAAGTAGTAGTTAAAGCGTTGCCTAAATATATCAAAAAGGTTAAGGGAATTGCAGGATGCACCATATTAGGAGATGGCAGTATAAGCTTAATTATAGATGTAAATGGTATTTTGGAAAGACTGTAAAATTAGCATGTGAAATTTAAAATAAGTATATTATTAAATTTAATAATTTTATAATAAGGGGGCTTATAAATGGGTCATTTTAAGGATTTAAACATAAGATTCAAAATTTCAATAGCCTTTATATTAATAAGTGTATTAATGCTTATTATGGGTTATGTAGCAGTTAAGGACATTAAAGCTATAGACAGACTTGATACAGATTTATATGAAAAAAGTACAAAACCATTAAGCAATTTGAATGCTATTTCATTAGACATTGAAAAAATGAGCAGTTTGGTAAGAAATGAAGTTATAAGTACAGATATAAATGAAATTAACAATAATAAAAGTGAAATAGCGAGTTTAGATAAAGATTTTGATAGTAATATGAGTGAATTTGCAAAAAACATGAATAGTCAAGAAATTAAAGATGAATATAATAATCTAAAGAATTTGATGGATAAATATAGGCCTATTAGAGATAAAGTTACAAATCTTGCGGCTGCACAAAATGATGCAGAAGCTATAAAGTTAATAAATGGAGAAGGAGCTGAATTAAAAAAATCTTTAGATAAATCTACTAAAAGTCTACTTGATTTGAAGATAGGTCGTGCTAAAGAAAAATCAGATACTAATACTTCTACAGCTAATAAAGCAGCAGTTATAATTATAGCTTTGATTGTTGCATTTATAATATTAGCATTGATAATAGGAGGATTTTTGTCACATATAATAAGCAAACCATTAAAAAAGCTTACTGAAATTGCAAAACAAATTTCAGTGGGAGATGTTGAGGTTGATGTGCAATCAGTTTCAAAAGATGAAATAGGAAAACTTCAAGATGCATTTAAGGATATGGTTGAAAATATAAAGGAAAATACTGAGGCTATAAATAAAATAGCTTTAGGTGATTTTAAAATGCAAGTAAAGGTGAAGTCGGAAAAAGATGTGCTTGGAAAGTCAATAGTAAAAATGATTGATAATATGAAACTATTAATGAATGAAACCAATAATTTAATTGAAGCAGCTGAAAAAGGAAAATTAAATACAAGAGGCAATTCATCACATTTTGTTGGGGAATGGAAAGAACTTATAGAAGAAATAAACAATTTAATAGATGCATTTGTTGTTCCAATAAAGGTAACATCAAATTATGTTGAAAGAATAAGTAAGGGTGATATACCATCTAAAATAACAGATGAATATTTAGGTGACTTCAATGAAATTAAAAATAACTTAAATAGTTGTATAGATAATATTAATGAATTAGTAAAGGATACAAATGTGCTTGTTGAAGCAGCAGTAATCGGTAAGTTAGATGTAAGAACAGATGCAAGTAAACATAGTGGAGATTATCGCAAAATAGTGGAAGGTGTAAATAACACACTTGATATTGTAATAAAACCATTAGATGAAGCTAACAATGTTCTAGGAAAGTTATCTTTAAATGATTTTAGTATTTCAATGTCTAGTGACTATAAAGGAACCTTTAAAGAATTTTCAGATTCAATAAATGGTGTATTAGAAAGACTATTAAGTGTACAAGATGCTTTTGTTAAAATTTCCAACGGTGATACAAGTAAGCTAGATGATTTCCGTAAAGTAGGAAAAAGATCTGAAAATGATAAATTAATTCCTGCAGCTATAGAAATGATGGTTGCTATAGAAAATTTAATTAGTGAGTCAAAAGCACTTGCGTCTGCGTCTGTGGAAGGAAATTTAAATATTAGAGGCGATGTAAAAAAATTCAAAGGCGGTTATAGAGAAGTTATTGAAGGAATAAATAAAAGTATGGATTCAATAGTAAATCCAATTGAAGAAGCTTCGAATATAATGCAAAAAATGTCACAGGGAGATTTGACATGTAATATGAATGGATCATATAAGGGTGAATATGCTAAGATGCAGGATTCATTGAATTTTACAATTAGCTTTTTAAATAACATATTGAGTCGAATCAACAATGCGTCTGCAGAAGTTGCCTCTGGAGCAAGGCAGGTGTCTGATGGAAGTCAAGCATTATCCCAAGGAGCTACAGAACAGGCAAGTTCTATAGAAGAATTAACAGTATCTATTACAGAAGTTGCATCACAAACAAAAGAAAATGCAGTTAATGCAAATGAAGCAAATGAATTAGCACTTAAGGCAAAGGAAAATGCGGAACAAGGAAATATACATATGGTTGGAATGCTTAAGTCTATGGAAGAGATTAATGAATCTTCTTCAAATATTTCAAAAATTATCAAAGTAATAGATGAAATAGCTTTCCAAACTAATATACTTGCTTTAAATGCAGCAGTAGAAGCAGCAAGAGCAGGACAACATGGTAAAGGCTTTGCAGTAGTTGCAGAGGAAGTTAGAAATTTAGCAGCAAGAAGTGCAAATGCGGCTAAGGAAACTACAGCATTAATAGAAGGGTCTATTAAGAAGGTAGAATCAGGAACTGAAATAGCTAAAGAGACAGCTGAAGCACTTAATGAAATTGTAGAAGGTGTAGCAAAATCAGCAAA harbors:
- a CDS encoding glycogen/starch/alpha-glucan phosphorylase; this translates as MYIDKKNIKMDFINELTTMYSEDIDEASNLHKYFALAKLVKKYSSQNWMRTNRKYKNTKKKQVYYFSMEFLIGRLLGNNLLNLGIKDTCKEALSELGISLNELEEIENDAGLGNGGLGRLAACFLDSMASLNIPGHGCGIRYYYGLFQQKIINGYQVEIPDHWLRDGNMWETRKEDKAVRIKFGGNVHSIMENNSLKFIHENYEEILAVPYDTPVIGYNTDTVNTLRLWNAETLDDDFDFATFNKGQYSKALEYKNSIESISQVLYPDDSKEEGKLLRLKQQYFLVSAGLQSIVRYYKKINVPINELNKYIAVQINDTHPSMAVAELMRILIDEENMTWDESFKITTNIMSYTNHTILSEALEKWPINMFKKLLPRIYMIIEEINRRFCEEIQNKYPNDTKKLNDMSIIFNGEIKMAHLAIVGSHSVNGVAKLHTELLKNKELKNFNEFYSGKFNNKTNGITHRRWLVKANPRLTEILCKTIGNQWIKNPLELEKFTNYAKDLNIQNKIREVKEKNKIDFCNYAKKIYDIDINPYSIFDVQVKRLHAYKRQLLNAFNILNLYYKLKENPSLDIIPRTFFFGGKAAPGYYLAKQIIKFINTVAVKINNDKDAIHGKLNVIFLPNYSVSLAEKIIPCADVSEQISTATKEASGTGNMKFMMNGSITIATLDGANIEIKEAVGDENIIIFGMNKEEVLSLEENKNYKANNYYYSDSRLMKIINSLVDNSLNVSSSEFKDIYSSLLEKNDEYFVLKDFDSYTKAQDKIDNLYRNKNKWQKMCIMNIGKSGIFSSDNTIKKYAKEIWHV
- a CDS encoding DUF7662 domain-containing protein, whose protein sequence is MARGDKYIELKRYLQRSTLPIITLSFKDIEQIIGDTLPKSAYDHAEAWWANDYTHSQAIAWIDAGYETDYVTDIYENEKVTFVKR
- a CDS encoding chemotaxis protein CheA encodes the protein MLDMFLFETNQLIEQLEEIIIQCEKDKKLQEEDINEIFRIMHTIKGSSAMMMFNNISVLAHSLEDLFFFIRENKVTSIDFEKLSELVLSGIDFIKAEIDKLENFNEADGNSDTLVEGIKAHLSIMKGNEDESNEICLEKNEEDKTQYYVGSFKEEPSDIKVTKYSVCILFEEDCEMENIRAYTVWHNIKDITTEIYYFPEDIMEDNDSAEIIKKDGFLMYFATDKSRLEVEALLNQTAFVRNMEINEIDEYPEKITAPSFQEEDTNVCNTEEKQKICEVEHVNNKNSENKSKTSKQQSIISVNISKLDMLMDLVGEIVISEAMVTRNPEIESLQLDSFNKAARQLRKLTNELQDIVMSIRMVPVSMTFHKMNRIVRDMSKKLNKEVELEIIGEETEVDKNIIDHLSDPLMHLIRNSVDHGLEDKETRIKNGKPEKGKITLEARGEGGDVWIVIKDDGKGMDREKILSKAKENGLLTKNPNELTDKEVFSFILLPGFSTKEKVTEFSGRGVGMDVVKKNIDSIGGSIVIDSISGEGTTIVIKIPLTLAIIDGMEIAVGKTKYTIPTTSIRESFKPSAKDVTEDCDGNEIIMIRGQCYPVLRIHRAFNIETQVNSIEDGIMVMVDGDLKSACIFADRLLGEQQVVVKALPKYIKKVKGIAGCTILGDGSISLIIDVNGILERL
- a CDS encoding methyl-accepting chemotaxis protein, translating into MGHFKDLNIRFKISIAFILISVLMLIMGYVAVKDIKAIDRLDTDLYEKSTKPLSNLNAISLDIEKMSSLVRNEVISTDINEINNNKSEIASLDKDFDSNMSEFAKNMNSQEIKDEYNNLKNLMDKYRPIRDKVTNLAAAQNDAEAIKLINGEGAELKKSLDKSTKSLLDLKIGRAKEKSDTNTSTANKAAVIIIALIVAFIILALIIGGFLSHIISKPLKKLTEIAKQISVGDVEVDVQSVSKDEIGKLQDAFKDMVENIKENTEAINKIALGDFKMQVKVKSEKDVLGKSIVKMIDNMKLLMNETNNLIEAAEKGKLNTRGNSSHFVGEWKELIEEINNLIDAFVVPIKVTSNYVERISKGDIPSKITDEYLGDFNEIKNNLNSCIDNINELVKDTNVLVEAAVIGKLDVRTDASKHSGDYRKIVEGVNNTLDIVIKPLDEANNVLGKLSLNDFSISMSSDYKGTFKEFSDSINGVLERLLSVQDAFVKISNGDTSKLDDFRKVGKRSENDKLIPAAIEMMVAIENLISESKALASASVEGNLNIRGDVKKFKGGYREVIEGINKSMDSIVNPIEEASNIMQKMSQGDLTCNMNGSYKGEYAKMQDSLNFTISFLNNILSRINNASAEVASGARQVSDGSQALSQGATEQASSIEELTVSITEVASQTKENAVNANEANELALKAKENAEQGNIHMVGMLKSMEEINESSSNISKIIKVIDEIAFQTNILALNAAVEAARAGQHGKGFAVVAEEVRNLAARSANAAKETTALIEGSIKKVESGTEIAKETAEALNEIVEGVAKSANFVSEIASASSEQASAIAQINKGIEQVSQVVQTNSATAEESAAASEELSSQSQILKEMAGKFILNTVNSNYTEFEKKQYKSKESNANDMNYAYMEAATTSSKPRIALSDNEFGKY